In the Pocillopora verrucosa isolate sample1 chromosome 4, ASM3666991v2, whole genome shotgun sequence genome, TGAATATATATCAACGCTCTCTTTTCCAGCTGCGATCTTCTTTcaatagcaacagaagaacaAGAAACTCGCTGTTTGGACAGTCCCTTTGGCTTTGTCGCGCAACACCTTCAAAACACTATTATGACTGTTATGGGTAATTGTTGTTGCAAATATAAGCTTCTTGAAATCTCTAGACAGCTTAGTCATGCTTCATGCGCATGCATACCATACGACTACCTAAAACATTTCGTTAAGTCACGCAGTTATTACGTAATGCTActaaaatagttattttttgagcttctggaatgttccagaacactttgtgaatataTATAAAAGGACTCGCTTATgtaataaaagaaattgttgcCGTCAGGAGTGACCGACAGTTTAGAAAGCTATAACGCGAGAGAGAGAGCTACAGTAGAAGATTGCTAATTTCACGAATGAGCTTGGCTGTAGTGGGCTTAAGCAATTTTATCGAACATAAGTACCGTACTGCCTTCAGGAGTCGCTCCTTGTTAAGAATATCACtagttgtttaataaagtagctgagtttgtaggattgtagtgtttttctatCGGTTGGATTATACCGTAACAATGATCAAcggttttttctttcgttttctatCCAATTCTTTTTTTGACATGGATACTTTTCTATATTACTTTCGCATTCTTTTCGCTCATCAAGAATTTTAATCTTAAGATTTTTTCtgaatgaattttttcaaaggTAAGGAGTATCGATGTTTCAACAAATGATACGCGATTATGCGACTTGAGTACAGTCTTAGCTGAGAATCGCGCCGATCGCTTAGGGCAtgcgtgaaagaaaaaaaaaatgatacaaaagaaACCATTTAAGTGTTCTTGATGACATAAAAAACGACCCTCAAAAAATTTGTGGGGTTTAGAgttcctttccgagaaaaatcatgtctaaaaaaaggaattgaccTAATTTGGTAGAATGTTTCAAATTCTCTTGTCatacaaaacattttcttaacCTTGCATTAGGAAAGTAGTTATTGGCACCATTTCAACTTTGCTCCTTACCGAATTCTTTGCCATTTTACCAGTTTTATGCAAGTATGTCTAAAAATACCCACCATCTTTGGAGATTTTTAAATTGATTCAAAGTGCCATCACCTATTGTCTCTAGCGCGTTTTTTTGAAGGTACCTATTAACCAGAATAAATAGAATTGAACTTATTCAGCCCAACTACAACAACAGCAATACCTACCTAagaaagggagggggggggggggggggagggaggaggttgaatttaattttcttttacatattTGATAGATCTCATTATCACGGCGGGTCCAATATTTCACTAAAAAAAGTACGCGAACTGTAAGAGGTGCCGCCTGTAGTTTGGATCCTAAGCACAATGAAGGATTTATTTGTCCACAGAATAAGTGGGGTCTGTGAAGATATTCATTTTAAACTCGCATTACCCTGTAGTAGGCAAAAAATGATAATGCACATCCAATGTACTTACAAGTTATTGAGACGATCCGTGAGTCCCTCCACTGTGCCCTTGTGTATACGAGTCAGCTTATTGGAGGAAAGATCACTGAAAACGGACAAATTTAAAACAGTAATCCGGTGCCGCTTTTTCCAGGTTGATTTCATCACAAATGAATCTGCCTGCCATGGTTCGAGGTCAAGGATGTGTGTGACGAGTGCTCATGAAGTGTTCGCATTACAAAACCTAGCACCAGACCTCTTTACCTTGTTGAAATTATGCACGTTTGGTAAAGTTTTGTGTTCACTTTTACTTGCGGAAAGGGAAATTGTTTACCTCTCCAATAATGCCAAGTCTTATGCTCAAATgacataaaaaaggaaaaaaaacgttgAAACACTACTTACAGAAATTGTAGGTATCGCATTGCTCGAAAAGTTCCATTGTCGATGTTTGCCAAGTTGCAACTAGCCATGGAACTACAAAAGTTGTATGAAAAAAGACAGCGTTGTAGAGAAAATTAAGTAAGACTGATAttcaaatactttaaatgaACTTTAAAAGAATGTTGCAAGGGTTCTCCGTTTTTGCTGactttgagaaatttttcagaaactcaggttttttttttaataaaggaaCGGTCCTTGTCTTCTTGGGAAGTATACGAAGGGAGTAACCATAATGAGACAAAAAAAGAGGAACATTcctatacatttttttttaatacgaGTTTCTGTCAGGCCAAAATCAAAAGTGATGGCTGTAGTTTATCCCTTGACAATTCGTAGATTAATCAGTGAAAACGATTTTTCTCTTATATATCGTAACAATGGGTGGTTATGAGGTAATTAATCGTGTTAGAAAAACAGGATTAATGATTCGTTATCGTTTGCCTCACGATCTGGCCAACGTTTCTACGAATACTTTTTTTCAACAGCTGTGATTGGCACTCGATTTGCAGACTTCCGACGTTCCACGAGCACCTACTCGTCCGGCAGCGAAAACCGCTCGATTTGATAAGGAAAAAAGTTCATTGACTGCGATTACTATTTTTACGCGCACAGAGTTTAAGGGGCAATTCAGAGAAGACTCTGCAGAAATTCCAGGAGCAGAGTAGACATCGATCAGAATGGCTGCATCATAACGCACCACAACGAATCACAGCAGAGTATAATGTTTCATGACCAAACGCTTAAACAATCGACATCGTCGACTGAGTAAAACTAAACGTGTTCGGATGAAACGTTAGGATCCATTTCGATAGTGACTACATCATGAAACTAACGTTCAGTATAATACTTCTTATTAGTTACTAATTTATGGAGCCACTGAACTTACAGATATGTCATATTCTCAAACCCAAGGAAAATATCTGATGGCAAGGATGGTCCAAGTGGATTTCCATCAAGATCTCTGTAAAAATGAACCGTTTGAAGTAAGTAGCAACTATCTGGTGAATGCATTTAAGGTGATATGacgtttaaatttttcttttttaataagcTATGGTGGACGATATTGCAAGGCAATTCAAATGACTTTGATCGAATGAGGAGGAATTATAACTTAATATCTACAATGATTATATTCTCAAAGCATTCAATTATGTTTGTGTGATTTTTAAATCATCTTAAAACATGGCACTTACAGTTTCTGAAGCTGCGTTAATCCTTTAAGAATGACCTTCGCATCAACAATTGATAGTAAGTTGTCACTGATTTTCCTACAAAAGTGCAAGATTTAACATCAACTTATAAGTGTTCAGCAGTTGGCTAAAACAATTCACGCAGCCTTGTTTCTGGCTTCGTTTGTTACAGGCATCCAAATATCTATCCACGGATTTTATAAAACTGAATATAACCAATTCatcatcatttcattttttagaGAGTTTGAAGAATATAAGCTTTAAGCAACATTTTGCCAATCAATCTAGATGTACTTTGATTCTGTGACAAACGGCTTTCATAAACGTATTTCACCAACCAAAACTCACAAAGAAGAAACGCCTTCTGGAAGGTAAAAACTTCCTGAAATTGAGTTCTTGTAAATATTTCtgggaagaaaatgaaagcaaatgTCGTCAAATAGAGGCGGACTGATTCCCTGGAAACAATTTACATCATTATATTTCTAaagaataatgataataacagttAATTTTGATTAGTTAATTTGAAAGAGTTATGGTAAACTCTACAGGGACGATAATTTTCACGACCAGCTAATAACGATGGAAATGGAAAATATTGATTGGAAATACTTTTCTACTCGAAACAATTTTTACAACACGATGCAaacttattgtttgatttaaatcatTAGGAATTTAAGAATTCCCTTACATTAATTCCAGTTTCTTCATATTCCGGAAAGTGTTTCGAGGAATGTGTCGCAGTAAATTATTTGACAAGTCCCtggaaaaatggaaagaattcatgaaaaaagaaatttattaatGCTTCCCAGATTAGGCATACAATTTTTTCTAAAAGCGAAATGTTCCTCTTATACATGATTACTTGCGCTTTCCTGTTTTATTTATCATTAGGAAGACGCTGTTAGTATCCTAATGATCAATTACTTATAAAATGGTCGAAATCTATCAGGTCATAGATagtgaataaaatattgaaCCATGCATTCAAGAGTATttataaataacttgaaatcagATAGCTGAATCAAAGACATCCCAAAacctttttcaaacttttttcaccACCAtgattaatttttcctttaaatatgCCATCAGGAGCCCATTTCTCGTCATGGGCTCCTGATGCCAGACATGATACGGACGATACGTCTGCCCTGCCATCAAGCTTCCCTTAGATACACACAGACAGAATTACAATATAATGGTTAAATTGCTTACTTCTTTCTCGATCTAATATGAAATACATGCTTTTGACATTTTCTGAGAATTcgcagtttttttctttttcatttactacttacaatttctttaaaacagtcAGGTTCCTGAAGACGTCTTCTGTAATCGAGCTCAAGGAACAACTTGAAAGATCTCTGGGATAACAGATTTGATTATTAATATAGACTACAAGCAGTCTTTGCTTTCGGCGTACTCCGTTGCGCGAGTATAGAAAAGACAGcgcaaaaagaaattatattatGTTTTGCATTCCGAGCGGGACTCTAAGAGTGAGGCTCATTAACACGCTCTCAGAACACAGCAcggccatttttttctttgggttAGGTCGGTAAGGGTCAGGGTTTGACTTGCCCTACGGACCTCGCCAAAAAGGATGAACTGCTCGTAGTCTACAATTAATAAGTATGACAATGACAAGAAATTTGAATTCTAAAGACAGTAGGTTAATTACAGCAGCAAGTACGTGCAACTCGTATTATCCGCATTAAACTATACTAAAGAATAGCATCATTCGTCTTACTCGAAATACTTGAAGATGACGGACCATGATTCAAcgccgagaaggagaacaaaCTTTGCAATAAAAGAAATGGGCGGAAGAGATCAAGAGGTGTAAAAAGCACACGATAACAGGCCTTGAAGAAAGAGGAGTGAGTTTTCTTTATCACTTACAGTTCCACTGTATTGCTTGGGATTCCAGTCGGAATGTATCCATGAACTTGACATTTCACTTTTACCCGGGTCATACCAAAGTTGGTACACTGACAGATTTTTTTGCTGCAAACGTCACTCGCGCATGGTTTTACAAAACATAAGACCAAGATGACTTGTATCAGACCAATAGACGTCATTACCGTGGCCTTAGCAGTCtgatagaaatgaaatgaaCAGATAATATTTCGATCTCAAAAtaactaataaataaaatatgctCTCATATAGACTACAGTCACATACAAcgatttccagccctgagaagAGCTGAAATAAAACACGTGTCTGAAAAAATACTATGTCTTTTCACGCGTATTTGATATCGCTAATCAGCTGCGGACACTTCACTCGCCTTTCGcaccactcggtcaggttgatgaatgaacgacaAAGCTTTTAACATTCTCAATCCATGGTTGTTTGTCGAAATTTCCTCGGATTATGGCtgttaaaacactgaaaaatccgtatcgcttacagacatTGACATTCAAAGTTTCCTTGAAGCGAAAGAACTACCAAGATACGGAAAGAAAACCCGAAAGGTAGGAATTCAGAGGCTTTGGTGATTGTTGCAGAAACCCACTgcgttaaagaaaatttttgcggAGCGCTGGTTCGACAATCAATAGAAAGTTATCTTTTCGATTTCTTGCTTATATTTACGATCCACACAACCGCCAAACTTTCTACATTCAAACGTTACCAAATCTTCTGTTACATGATAGTGACTCTATTTATCTGCCATTGCAACGGAAATACACGCCGAAACTACGTCAAACCAAGATTAGCATAACTATTTGTCCCTcgcctccatgtaaacaggccctaaggAGCTACTAATGTAAAAGTCCTCATGTACCACATGGCCGTGCATCCATAACATCACGACGTATGCAGTTTCTCTAGCTTCACCTGGAGGTTGCAATCGAGTTTAGCCGCGAGGTTTGGTGacttttaagattatttttccGTGCATGTAGCTCTTTCAAGCGACGAAATTAGTCATAATTGGCGATGCGAATTATGActgacttcaactgaggcttTGCGACGCTAGGGACTCTATATATCGTTATCGGCTCTCGCTGGTTTAGACGACGGTTTTGTCGCGTTTGAAAGTGCCGTCACGAAAAAACAGCATCGTTCAATGAgagattttgattttaaaatcgcacaatttcaaaattactaattttttttacacaaatctACGCAATTTTCTTACTGTGAATTCTAGTATACAACGTAGAAGCATGCTGAATGGTTTGTTTTTCGCTCACAAGTGGAAATTTACAATTCTCTGAAAAAGCatttggtctcgaaatatttgCTGCGCCGTGAGTAATTCTTGCCCTTCTCACCTAAGACTCACCTAAATATCCCTCACAGCTAGCTACTGACCTCTTCGATGAATATTTGTGAAGTCTTACAATTTCCTTCCTCTTATAATCCTTTTCAAAGGAACCGTTCTTTTGTCCTCTCGTAATTCCTGAATTAATTATCTTTCAACAAAGGTATCGAAAGCGGATCATGGATACAATAGAATTCAATTTAGAGAATTAGTGATTTGAGGGCTAATATTGGCTTGAAGAAATTAAAACGGTTGATCGTAAATGTCTTGCTCTCtagttgttaatttttttggtttttgacGGGCGATGCTTCAGTCCGTGCCTTTCAGATATCGGTTGAACATATTTTCACTATCTGAGTGAACTGCTGACAAAGGCACACGCATCAGCCATACACAAGAACAGACAAGAATGTTCAATGTAGTGGGTCATTGAGGTTAATTACTTAAAAACTGCAATCCTTATCACAAAAGTTCATAGCTTCCAATGAACCGGAAGGCTCAAAATATAACCCTCATTTGCAAGTCGAAAAATAACAgtaatcagacatagtttgaagctacactggtttgcagatttaatgaatgtaaccgaagaagttacaattcatagacccaacgtttcgacactcctgtctagtgccttcatcaggggtgatctaaacgctgcaacaagaggtccttttatatgatcactaattagcggccttttttctgacgaggtgtaaataggcgtcaggaagcagaccgccatcgtcacgatttaaaggagcgtgggcggagttaatgtgccaagcctccaaacaaaggcgctggtggtaacgccgattagtagtgataattttagaattatcccacccaattgtatggttggttaggcaagtatgctccgataaagctgaattttcctttttgcaaagaaaaaccgctttttggtgctcttttaaccgtgtaccaaactggcgtttggtctgtccgatgtattcgttatcacagtcattgcaaggaatagaataaatggcgtcggttcgttgttctttcgtgacaggatccttaggtttggcgaaaatatgccccaaagtctgaaaaggtttttgagcaactttaacgttgtggctattcaaaattctcttgatgggttcagtaacaccctgtatgtaaggaataacagcaaaaccagtcgctggttccctttcatcaagagcgttactatttgtaactggtttttggcagttacgaagaaaagtttttgtatagccatttgcctttaggacattggaaacatatttcctctcctcagccttcgaatcgagtgatgatggtagacaatcagccctcctaagtaaagttttggctacagactttttatggcaaataggatggtgagaatcgatttctggttatcttgcgagaattttgtcgcctgttgttgggaatactgattacactgtcaaaaattcctgcgaatttacggatttcataagagataaaactcttgacgcttgtgaagaattagtatctttcgacgttgtttcgctcttcactaaaatcccagttgatcttgccgttaaggttgcggaggaaagactcagagaagatgcttccctaggacaaagaacttctttgcctgtggaggatattattcatctgctgtctttttgcctcaaaaccacgcaatttacatataacggcacatactatcaacaagtttttggtacagctatgggttcgcctgtttctgctgtcattgctaacatggtaatggaagacgtggaacaaagggccttagccacttcaccggttaaaccctttttctggaaacgatatgtcgatgatgttatttctgcggtatccggaaatgaagcggagcgcctcttgtcgcatttgaattcagtagagccgtcgatccaattcacccttgaacgtgaaaaggatagacatttgccctttcttgatttaaatgtgtctagagaggttcagggtaatttagagacaagtgtctatcgtaaacccacccacaccgacaaatacctcgctttcgattctcaccatcctatttgccataaaaagtctgtagccaaaactttacttaggagggctgattgtctaccatcatcactcgattcgaaggctgaggagaggaaatatgtttccaatgtcctaaaggcaaatggctatacaaaaacttttcttcgtaactgccaaaaaccagttacaaatagtaacgctcttgatgaaagggaaccagcgactggttttgctgttattccttacatacagggtgttactgaacccatcaagagaattttgaatagccacaacgttaaagttgctcaaaaaccttttcagactttggggcatattttcgccaaacctaaggatcctgtcacgaaagaacaacgaaccgacgccatttattctattccttgcaatgactgtgataacgaatacatcggacagaccaaacgccagtttggtacacggttaaaagagcaccaaaaagcggtttttctttgcaaaaaggaaaattcagctttatcggagcatacttgcctaaccaaccatacaattgggtgggataattctaaaattatcactactaatcggcgttaccaccagcgcctttgtttggaggcttggcacattaactccgcccacgctcctttaaatcgtgacgatggcggtctgcttcctgacgcctatttacacctcgtcagaaaaaaggccgctaattagtgatcatataaaaggacctcttgttgcagcgtttagatcacccctgatgaaggcactagacaggagtgtcgaaacgttgggtctatgaattgtaacttcttcggttacattcattaaatctgcaaaccagtgtagcttcaaactatgtctgattgtccacctggttgccgtgtgaactttaatatataatAACAGTAATGTATATGGCCAAATTACAATGGTTACGCCCTCTGCCTTTCATTAGTGATGATTTCATCGACATATTAGCATGAGTGAGGTTTCGAAACAGAAGGCAACTCAAGTTATATAGATGCTTTTATTGCGTCTCAATAACTTTCTCGCCAGGAAAATCCTTGGGTTGAAAGCATTTCCATGAACTTATTTACAATTAGTTATTTTCACTTCGTCAATGATTTGGTTCGGTTTCAAGTACTCTCAACTCGAGAATACTTAGACACATTTTGAGTTAAATTTTTAACAACACTGAACATGTTATGGGGAGTAATTTTTATAGACAAGAAACGTAAGCTCTATTTCAGCATTGCTCACAGCACTAATTGGTGAAAATGTAATTCCTGTTTAAGCCTTCGTCACCCGtcattgcttttgcgtccgGTCAGGTTTTTTGTCGGAATGATTAAAAATAGTCTGGTTTCGAGAGTTGAAAAATGGTACTTGAACGACACACATCTTTATCACGATAAGCGAGAAGGAAGACTagaagcaaagtaaacaaacacAAGTGAACTTTTAAGCGAAAAATTTCAACTTCTAAAGAAAGAATTCCATTCCTAAAACGTCTGGGACAATTTGTATGCAAGTGTGGAGGCGTATCAGTCTCTCTTGGTAAGTTACAGATAATGtcagaaaatgaaattgtaataCTGCTCGTTACAATTTTGTGACATACCTCGCTTCCATCTCAGTACTTAAGCTTCTCTATGCAGTCTAATTTTCGTATTATCACATTTACAATTAAGAAAAGATAGCAGTAATAGAGACAGTTTTTGGCgtgcaataaacaaacgaaatggcgacctttgttgctaagaatagtggtggggttAAAAtgaagccaatgataatcttaaaagagtttttttttcttcgttttagtttcaacaagcggcgccagcgactggtaggcatgcaaggattcacactgaattaacagaacaaccttcgtttttcataaaattgtaatttacaatccttgaacttaaaaacaatccgaagattcattgaaaatatcacttactgcgaagcgctcagAGTTTACTGATGTTcgaaagctttttctgttatgacgtgagattgaggacaaaatcgatcattacgtttcgtacCGTGTGTTTTTCCTGCGTGAAGCgacaaaagatgccggcgactgacgaaattacaagttaacacgaaaatcaaataacacctaaacaaacaattttagctaccgattttcagtgaatttttaaagaacaattttcttttaagtctcAAAACAATTTGGAGATTCAAATTACATACCACGTACTAtaatgcgaaagttatacactacaaaattgataaataggcctgaaatgaaattctatcttgttattgattatacgttgcctagcacgtgactaaaatctacctaggcggagatccaaaatgacggtggcagtcttggcttagttatatcactaaaaactcgttcccgtttgtctcatttgataaagagggaatagTTAATGTTTccattaagacagtattgccttgattttctaatatttacaatgatagacagtaaatttcacttttcacccacatttacttccaaccttttcttttgaaccagaaacaaaaatgatatacgtttaaaacacatgacatcatccacccttgtcaaatgtaatagcatgatcatttcaattgtaatgccttcttatcccaacgttactttgtttctctgctacattagcgaacactgaactactgctcgcactctagatatgacaatcaaccacaaaattccctaaaccagataacattaaccataatccaaaaaatcatgtgtcaattcagTTTCttcacagagcactttgatttgcTCCTTTGGGAGCAGTGTTTCAGAGAGGGTAACAAACAGTCATCAAAAAGTCCACGTTTAATTCTCAAGTTTCTACTCGCATACATATTTAAAATCTAAACTACTAATTAATCGTTTTACTGCCAGCTATTGGTTGAGAAAGGCGATGATGATTTCGATCAGTCACCTACGACGAACTATTGCTTTGAGCttgctgatttttttcatcagtgaAACAACGGGATATCCCTCGGGAATTGAAATTATAAATGCATCATTTTGTGGTGAGTGTCtctcttttgatttattttcaatcctCTTTCAAAGATATTCCGCCTACAAAAGCTGCTCAgcaattattacaaaatgttacTAGAAATCGagtgggaaataaaaaaaaatgataattgttCATaggagaaaaataatgattacttttcttACTTACAACTACCTTGAAAGTGAAGACAGGTACATTTGGCCAAGCGTGGATGAGATTTTAGATGTGAAATTCATGCAATTCATGAGgtgataaatgaataaagaaaaactgagCGTTACAAGGAAAATTCTCCTCTCTTGATTAATCGACTACTTTTAAGGCCTTTAAGGATCTttccaatttcaatttttctgtttgtattcATTATTCCCGATTTCCGATTCCCTGGTTTTATaattcattctccattcttaaTCTTTTATTCTCGATTCAAAATAATTTCCGTTTCCCTTTCCATCACCCCCCGCCTATTTTAATAAAACCAGCTGCGGATAAGACCATTTTTTGAAAAGTCAAAACTTTTTCTCGACAAAATGTAAAGAACCTGGCCATCGTAATGTTCTATACATTACTGTTTCAAAGCTTTTCGTGGGCCAGGAAATGTTAACGTTAGAAAGATGGGAACTGAAAGAtaagtcattatttattgcttgTTGGGAGGTTGGGTAGTGTGTACCTGATCCCCcttaaggctctgtagtattcttaTCATCTcttctcattagcaattctctaCAGTCCCCCCTTTATACGCCtttagcgacgactgatcccccgTCCCCTCCCGTGTGATCCCGCCTAAAAACCTTCCACCCCAGGCCCAAAAGTATGGAGAAATAAGAATCACATCAGCCATTGACTAACTAGTGACTGATCTGcaaactgtgttttttttttctttttctagaaACCATTAAGGATTATATGTTTATGTGCAAAGTTAAATTCCCAAAGCGTCAAAATAGCATTGAAACTCAGGTCTATTGTTGCATTCTTTTTTAGGAAAGTATGATAAGCCTCCAACGTTTAAAATTTCTCATTGGCCTTTCAT is a window encoding:
- the LOC136280148 gene encoding leucine-rich repeat-containing protein 3C-like, coding for MTRVKVKCQVHGYIPTGIPSNTVELDLSSCSLSSITEDVFRNLTVLKKLDLSNNLLRHIPRNTFRNMKKLELM